One Planctomicrobium piriforme DNA segment encodes these proteins:
- a CDS encoding PhoH family protein — MLSGGNARPKLFVLDTNVILHDSSCLKYFEENDLAVPITVLEELDQFKKGNGEIHHHAREFLRALDELTDDVLCDSGARISPEHGSVRVILGTETDPRLKALLLHDSADHRILNTALWLKQQEPERQVILITKDTNLRMKAKSFGLPAQDYTTDKAESVDRLYTGKRVLTNLPSTLIDRFYDDAGHVEFAAIPGLETATPNENFVLKNGSKSALATCHGANQYLSRINKPSAFGISARNSEQVFALTALLDDSIQLVTLTGKAGSGKTILALAAGLECRRNYRQILLSRPTVPLSNKDLGFLPGDINAKLDPYMQPLFDNLSVIRQEQGNGERGDKLQDLLDSQKLEITPLAYIRGRSLQKVFFIVDEAQNLTPHEVKTIITRAGEGTKIILTGDIRQIDHPYLDSRSNGLTYLINRMKGQSLYAHIALEKSERSVLAELASDLL; from the coding sequence ATGCTTTCAGGCGGGAACGCACGACCCAAGCTGTTTGTGCTCGATACCAACGTCATCCTGCACGATTCTTCCTGCCTGAAATACTTTGAAGAGAATGATCTCGCCGTCCCGATCACGGTCCTCGAAGAGCTGGACCAGTTCAAAAAGGGAAACGGCGAAATTCATCATCACGCCCGTGAGTTTCTACGGGCACTCGACGAGCTGACCGACGATGTCCTCTGCGACTCCGGCGCTCGCATCAGTCCCGAACACGGTTCCGTCCGCGTCATTCTTGGGACCGAAACCGACCCGCGACTCAAAGCCCTACTACTTCACGACTCGGCCGATCATCGTATTCTCAACACGGCGTTGTGGCTGAAACAGCAGGAACCCGAGCGTCAGGTGATCCTCATCACGAAGGACACCAACCTGCGGATGAAGGCCAAGTCCTTCGGCCTACCCGCTCAGGATTACACGACTGATAAAGCTGAGAGTGTTGACCGGCTATACACAGGCAAACGCGTACTCACCAATCTGCCGAGCACGCTCATCGATCGTTTCTATGACGATGCCGGGCATGTGGAATTCGCCGCGATTCCTGGTCTCGAAACCGCCACGCCGAACGAAAACTTCGTCCTCAAGAACGGCTCGAAGTCGGCACTGGCAACCTGCCATGGCGCGAACCAGTATCTCAGCCGGATCAACAAGCCGAGCGCCTTCGGCATCTCCGCTCGCAACTCGGAACAGGTCTTCGCACTCACCGCGTTGCTCGACGATTCGATTCAACTCGTTACGCTGACCGGCAAGGCGGGTTCCGGCAAAACGATTCTCGCGCTCGCCGCCGGGCTCGAATGCCGTCGCAACTATCGCCAGATCCTACTGAGCCGTCCCACGGTGCCGCTCAGCAACAAAGACCTTGGCTTCCTGCCTGGCGACATCAACGCGAAGCTCGACCCATACATGCAGCCGCTGTTCGACAACCTGTCGGTGATCCGCCAGGAGCAAGGCAACGGGGAACGGGGAGACAAGCTGCAGGATCTCCTCGATAGCCAGAAACTCGAAATCACGCCGCTGGCTTACATTCGCGGCCGCAGCCTGCAAAAGGTGTTCTTCATTGTCGACGAAGCCCAGAACCTTACCCCGCACGAAGTGAAGACGATCATCACGCGGGCAGGCGAGGGAACCAAGATCATCCTGACAGGCGACATCCGCCAGATCGACCACCCCTACCTCGACTCCCGCTCCAACGGACTGACCTACCTGATCAACCGGATGAAAGGGCAATCTCTGTACGCCCACATCGCGCTCGAGAAGAGCGAACGGTCAGTGCTGGCGGAACTGGCGAGTGATTTGCTGTAG
- a CDS encoding porin has product MSGVKFNRTSVRFRRWAFLGLLLATTGVSPAIHAAEPLSLEQLQERLDQLEQDNNQLRERLDVMESDALSEAVEHETDLVFQENEMPPVVSEDQVREVVSGMMQTQSAADHQFDYAQEQKIISLEKSFKDFVAKANTKKYPTAVLYGVFQADAGWFDQDQGSRSDYGPISSGADIRRFRLGAKGQITEHTNYAMQVDFGFFGRPTIQDLYVEQTDVPIFGNVRVGQWKQPFSLEVVSSFRYTTFMERSVLFQAFTPFRHLGVGFYDWTDDLNMTYAASVFAAGQDQYAGSMSLSGGYASAERITYLPMWECDGHEYVHLGLGHYFSTPNNHVTNLRTLPEAFIGTNPASTGTSGQGVSGSQNGTPFFVSTGNIYIDCFNVIGTEFLWVNHRWSLQSETMVNFVSTRDHAADAVFSQTNQGTAILPGTYAQLGYFLTDDYRPYDRKAGAIDRIIPKHSMAFCNGNCCSPGWGAWEVAARFSYLDLNANNATNVRGGNITDYTLGLNWYTTPYTKLVFNYVHSVSDPGTAPIGTPPYILNTNRANTNIFMTRMQVDF; this is encoded by the coding sequence ATGTCGGGCGTCAAATTCAATCGAACGAGCGTCCGATTCCGACGCTGGGCCTTTCTCGGTTTGCTGCTGGCGACAACAGGCGTCTCGCCTGCCATTCATGCCGCCGAGCCGCTCTCTCTGGAGCAGCTTCAGGAACGGCTCGATCAGCTCGAGCAGGACAACAATCAACTGCGCGAGCGGCTGGACGTCATGGAATCTGACGCGCTCAGCGAAGCCGTCGAACACGAAACCGATCTCGTGTTTCAGGAAAACGAAATGCCGCCGGTGGTCTCTGAAGACCAGGTGCGGGAAGTCGTGTCCGGGATGATGCAGACCCAGAGCGCCGCCGACCATCAGTTCGACTACGCCCAGGAGCAGAAGATCATTTCCCTGGAGAAGTCATTCAAAGACTTCGTTGCCAAGGCGAATACCAAGAAGTATCCGACAGCCGTGCTCTACGGCGTGTTCCAGGCGGATGCCGGCTGGTTCGATCAGGATCAGGGGAGCCGCAGCGACTACGGGCCCATCAGCAGCGGGGCGGATATCCGCCGATTCCGACTGGGAGCGAAAGGGCAAATCACCGAACACACGAACTACGCCATGCAGGTCGACTTCGGGTTCTTCGGACGGCCGACGATTCAGGATTTGTACGTCGAGCAGACCGATGTCCCCATCTTCGGCAACGTGCGTGTCGGCCAATGGAAACAGCCCTTCAGTCTCGAAGTGGTCAGCTCCTTCCGTTACACGACCTTCATGGAGCGTTCGGTTCTGTTCCAGGCGTTCACTCCGTTTCGCCACCTTGGCGTCGGCTTTTATGACTGGACCGACGATCTTAACATGACCTATGCGGCCTCGGTCTTCGCCGCCGGGCAGGATCAGTACGCCGGTTCAATGAGCCTGAGCGGCGGCTACGCCTCAGCGGAGCGCATCACTTACCTGCCGATGTGGGAATGCGACGGCCACGAATACGTGCATCTCGGACTGGGGCACTACTTCAGCACTCCGAACAACCATGTGACCAACCTCCGCACGCTGCCTGAAGCATTTATCGGCACCAATCCGGCCTCGACTGGCACCAGCGGACAGGGTGTTTCGGGTTCTCAAAACGGTACGCCGTTCTTTGTCTCCACCGGCAACATCTATATCGATTGCTTCAATGTGATCGGGACCGAATTCCTCTGGGTGAACCATCGCTGGTCGCTGCAGTCGGAAACAATGGTCAACTTCGTGAGTACTCGCGATCATGCCGCGGACGCAGTCTTCTCGCAGACGAATCAGGGGACCGCGATATTGCCGGGCACTTATGCCCAGCTCGGATACTTCCTCACGGACGATTACCGTCCTTATGACCGCAAGGCCGGGGCGATCGACCGTATCATTCCCAAGCACAGCATGGCCTTCTGCAATGGAAATTGCTGCTCGCCTGGCTGGGGGGCGTGGGAAGTGGCCGCCAGATTCTCCTACCTCGACCTCAATGCCAATAACGCCACCAATGTTCGGGGGGGAAACATCACCGATTACACGCTCGGCTTGAACTGGTACACAACCCCGTACACCAAGCTGGTGTTCAACTACGTCCACTCCGTCTCTGATCCGGGGACCGCGCCCATCGGAACGCCTCCGTATATCCTCAACACCAACCGGGCCAATACGAACATCTTCATGACTCGTATGCAGGTCGACTTTTGA
- a CDS encoding carbon storage regulator — translation MLVLSRKKLESIRIGDEIEVVVLEVGKNRVRLGFRCPSHVAVTRSELIQFDREMVLDMPVETADERELVCA, via the coding sequence ATGCTGGTACTTTCACGGAAGAAGCTTGAGTCGATTCGCATCGGTGACGAAATCGAAGTGGTTGTGCTGGAAGTGGGCAAAAACCGGGTTCGCCTTGGTTTTCGGTGTCCCTCGCACGTCGCTGTCACCCGTTCTGAGCTGATCCAATTTGATCGCGAAATGGTTCTCGACATGCCGGTTGAAACGGCCGACGAACGCGAACTGGTGTGTGCTTAA
- a CDS encoding type II and III secretion system protein family protein, which yields MLRLIALSSLLSGMMGSSLLADVPPEPKQAPPAPEFVDEPAPIPRPLPSKSGHKQAPLSSLGHLHSAVYHLREAGFSADADRIQRQADELREIRMTLLAEKRRQMDGLSTVISDLEKELGVESQYQLECRMCRISSGKLKQLGMAPPFQFPSNGQANTTILPHPQAFEESMHALMTKSLACQLAEPFLVVTTGRPASVHSGGEFPVIIPAGGATKRADFREFGVRMEAIVNAIGDQRVRIDLATEVSERDFKNAVKIEGTRIPGITSRSVKTQVEMNLGETMVMGGVVSGAGEDETEYVVALTASRVK from the coding sequence ATGCTGCGATTGATCGCCTTATCGAGTCTGCTGTCAGGCATGATGGGTTCGAGCCTGTTGGCGGATGTTCCTCCGGAGCCGAAGCAGGCACCGCCTGCCCCGGAGTTCGTGGACGAACCCGCCCCCATCCCGCGACCACTCCCAAGTAAATCGGGCCACAAACAGGCTCCGCTTTCGTCATTGGGACACTTGCACTCAGCGGTGTATCACCTGCGCGAAGCCGGCTTTAGCGCTGACGCCGACCGCATTCAGCGCCAGGCCGATGAACTGAGAGAAATTCGCATGACTCTGCTCGCGGAAAAGCGCCGGCAGATGGATGGATTGTCGACGGTCATTTCCGATCTGGAAAAGGAACTGGGAGTCGAGTCGCAGTATCAGTTGGAATGCCGAATGTGCAGGATTTCAAGCGGCAAGCTGAAACAACTGGGGATGGCGCCTCCATTTCAATTTCCCTCCAACGGCCAGGCGAACACCACGATTCTGCCTCATCCGCAAGCGTTTGAAGAAAGTATGCACGCTTTAATGACCAAGAGTCTTGCCTGTCAGTTGGCAGAACCCTTTCTCGTTGTCACGACCGGACGCCCGGCATCGGTACACTCAGGCGGTGAATTCCCAGTCATCATTCCAGCAGGCGGCGCCACAAAGAGAGCCGACTTTCGCGAGTTTGGCGTTCGGATGGAAGCGATCGTGAATGCCATAGGAGACCAACGGGTCAGAATCGATCTCGCCACCGAAGTTTCAGAACGAGACTTCAAGAATGCCGTCAAGATCGAAGGAACTCGCATCCCGGGCATCACCTCGAGATCAGTCAAGACTCAGGTTGAAATGAACCTGGGCGAAACGATGGTGATGGGCGGAGTCGTTTCCGGCGCCGGGGAAGACGAGACGGAATACGTCGTCGCGCTCACCGCGAGTCGCGTGAAGTGA
- a CDS encoding HIT domain-containing protein has protein sequence MELHPQLLADCHHLGRFPNCHVLLHRNAVVPWLILVPETTVSDLLDLPAEQLNSVMAEAAVCAQLMKQTFGLAKINFAALGNVVPQLHLHVIGRHSGDNCWPKPVWGNLTATASYSTERVRELAEELSKLGGPSGFQVQRETN, from the coding sequence ATGGAGTTGCACCCACAGTTGCTTGCGGATTGCCATCACTTGGGCCGGTTCCCAAACTGCCATGTGCTGCTCCATCGGAATGCCGTGGTTCCCTGGCTGATTCTGGTGCCTGAGACGACTGTTTCAGACCTGCTTGACCTTCCGGCAGAGCAGTTGAACTCAGTGATGGCCGAGGCAGCGGTGTGTGCCCAATTGATGAAGCAGACGTTTGGTCTGGCCAAGATCAACTTCGCGGCGCTGGGGAATGTGGTCCCTCAGCTGCATCTGCATGTCATTGGCCGGCATTCTGGCGACAACTGCTGGCCCAAACCTGTGTGGGGCAATCTCACTGCCACCGCGTCGTATTCCACGGAGCGCGTGCGCGAACTGGCTGAGGAGTTGTCGAAACTCGGGGGGCCATCTGGTTTTCAGGTGCAGCGGGAAACCAACTGA
- a CDS encoding YicC/YloC family endoribonuclease, whose translation MTGHGDANGQNERLSVTIEVRSVNNRHLKVTVRCPDAFIALEANIDRVVREVISRGTLTIHLHIRHVNALSSYHVNSTVARQYFEQLRELSRELGLAEPAELTPLLALPGVIDDGESRSVEESDWPLLETALITALENLQNFRRQEGAAMAAELRAMCLVIEENAEQIALRAPKVVAEYRERIKNRINDFLSTQSVKVDDNDLIREVSMFADRCDISEELTRLRSHLQQYRTLLDSDGSNGRKLEFLGQELFREINTTGSKANDVEIAHRVVEMKAAIEKMREIILNVE comes from the coding sequence ATGACGGGGCACGGCGACGCCAACGGCCAGAACGAGCGACTCAGCGTCACCATTGAGGTCCGCAGCGTCAATAACCGGCACCTCAAGGTCACCGTCCGCTGCCCTGACGCCTTTATCGCGCTCGAGGCCAACATCGACCGCGTCGTTCGCGAGGTCATCTCCCGCGGCACGCTGACGATTCATCTGCACATTCGGCACGTCAATGCCCTCTCGTCCTATCACGTCAACTCCACCGTCGCCCGGCAGTATTTCGAACAGTTGCGAGAACTGTCCCGCGAACTGGGCTTGGCGGAACCGGCCGAGCTGACGCCGCTGCTGGCGCTGCCTGGCGTCATCGACGACGGGGAATCGCGCTCGGTCGAAGAGTCCGACTGGCCGCTGCTGGAAACCGCCCTGATCACGGCGCTCGAAAACCTCCAGAACTTTCGCCGCCAGGAAGGCGCGGCAATGGCCGCCGAACTCCGCGCGATGTGCCTGGTCATCGAAGAGAACGCCGAGCAGATCGCCCTCCGCGCTCCCAAGGTGGTCGCCGAATACCGCGAACGGATCAAGAACCGCATCAACGATTTTCTCAGCACGCAATCGGTCAAGGTGGATGACAACGACCTGATTCGCGAAGTCAGCATGTTCGCCGACCGCTGCGACATCTCCGAAGAACTGACGCGACTCCGTTCGCACCTCCAGCAGTACCGCACCCTGCTCGATTCCGACGGCTCTAACGGTCGCAAGCTCGAATTCCTCGGGCAGGAACTCTTCCGTGAGATCAACACCACCGGCTCCAAAGCCAACGATGTCGAAATCGCCCATCGCGTGGTCGAGATGAAAGCCGCCATCGAGAAGATGCGGGAAATCATTCTCAACGTGGAATAA
- the secG gene encoding preprotein translocase subunit SecG produces the protein MGTLALILQILLLIVGLFLILIILLQRGRGGGLAGAFGGTGGQSAFGTKAGDLFTWVTVGAATLWVLLAGVSGCVMRKSESEFGKKAFPSAQSIPDVNSPEGVKAETKTEDGMIPETKTPATDAIPAAPSTDAKPADPAAEMKPAAPMTDAKPATETPPATPPAAPTLPTLPAVSTETPMTTTPATPAPAAPAPAGNP, from the coding sequence GTGGGCACATTGGCTCTGATTCTGCAGATCTTGCTGCTGATTGTCGGACTGTTTTTGATTCTCATTATCCTGCTGCAACGCGGACGCGGCGGCGGTCTGGCCGGCGCATTCGGCGGCACCGGGGGACAGAGCGCGTTCGGCACCAAGGCCGGCGACTTGTTCACCTGGGTCACCGTCGGAGCGGCCACCCTCTGGGTGTTGCTCGCTGGCGTCAGCGGCTGCGTGATGCGGAAGTCGGAATCCGAGTTCGGCAAGAAGGCCTTCCCCAGCGCCCAGTCGATTCCCGACGTGAACTCTCCGGAAGGGGTGAAGGCAGAAACCAAGACCGAAGACGGCATGATTCCGGAGACCAAAACTCCGGCGACTGACGCCATCCCGGCTGCTCCCTCCACCGACGCCAAGCCAGCGGATCCAGCTGCAGAAATGAAGCCCGCCGCGCCCATGACCGACGCCAAGCCGGCAACCGAAACGCCGCCCGCGACGCCTCCGGCTGCTCCAACGCTCCCTACGCTCCCTGCGGTCTCGACCGAAACTCCAATGACGACCACGCCTGCGACTCCGGCGCCAGCCGCACCCGCACCCGCCGGCAATCCGTAG
- a CDS encoding PP2C family protein-serine/threonine phosphatase: MHAQLDCHGLTDVGLKRKENQDQFLIAALSKSLRVHQSSLTISDEDLLHSGSRGHVLIVADGMGGHAGGRRASQLAVETMARSLLDGTPWLADLAAEGNSIEPQKQTLIQALDHCQATIEQAGLAVPADAEMGTTFTMAYLLWPQCYLLHVGDSRAYLCRTGALKQLTHDQTVAARLREAGQLSAESAKHSIFAHSLWSYLGVDASSLKPQVTRVELQVGDVLLLCSDGLSNVVPDEEILDHLLRAGESKVACEVLIQSAIDQGAPDNVTAIVARFCDAPNTPGGVTTAHAAVPDPEETQEFPAQKQAVVAQPAP, from the coding sequence ATGCACGCCCAACTCGACTGCCATGGCCTGACGGATGTTGGACTCAAGCGCAAAGAAAATCAGGATCAGTTTCTGATCGCGGCGCTCAGTAAATCACTGCGCGTCCATCAAAGCAGCCTGACGATCAGCGATGAAGACCTGCTGCACAGCGGCTCGCGAGGGCATGTGCTGATTGTCGCTGACGGCATGGGCGGTCACGCCGGGGGAAGAAGAGCCAGTCAACTGGCGGTCGAAACGATGGCCCGGTCACTGCTCGACGGCACGCCCTGGCTGGCAGACCTCGCTGCGGAAGGGAACTCGATTGAGCCCCAGAAGCAGACCCTCATTCAGGCGCTCGATCATTGTCAGGCGACGATCGAACAAGCCGGGCTTGCCGTCCCGGCCGATGCCGAAATGGGAACCACGTTTACGATGGCCTACCTGCTCTGGCCGCAGTGCTATCTATTGCATGTCGGGGACAGTCGGGCGTACTTGTGCCGTACAGGCGCCCTCAAACAATTAACGCACGATCAGACGGTTGCCGCCCGACTTCGGGAGGCAGGCCAACTCTCTGCGGAGTCGGCGAAACATTCCATCTTCGCTCATTCGTTATGGAGCTATCTTGGAGTCGATGCGTCGTCGCTAAAACCGCAGGTGACGAGGGTCGAACTGCAGGTGGGCGATGTCTTGCTGCTCTGCTCGGACGGACTTTCGAACGTCGTTCCCGACGAGGAAATTCTTGACCACCTGCTCCGCGCCGGAGAATCAAAAGTTGCCTGTGAGGTTTTGATCCAGTCCGCGATCGATCAGGGGGCCCCGGATAATGTGACCGCGATTGTCGCGCGCTTCTGTGACGCGCCCAACACGCCTGGTGGTGTCACAACCGCACACGCCGCAGTTCCAGACCCGGAAGAGACCCAGGAGTTTCCTGCCCAGAAACAAGCCGTGGTCGCCCAGCCAGCACCTTAG
- a CDS encoding type II and III secretion system protein, translating into MQEVAEKKKQIAELQANVEKLELELGMAAQYMVVFSFCELDLNKFRSMKTTWESLVKGDPKKIPAKNEENFIPSGIVDEQKFSAAIQTLESIGALKILSNKRVCAYANQPSAYLSGEEVEVIQQTAGGPPTVARRLVGETLIATVIPRGENRSLLKLTSEFSGYGTRMITSADGRKFPEIYSRPLQTAVELKDEETLVLVSPQAKEDLVVHFIAVKVSPIRPMSSRPAAAETP; encoded by the coding sequence TTGCAAGAAGTGGCCGAGAAGAAGAAACAGATCGCGGAACTTCAGGCAAATGTCGAGAAACTCGAACTCGAATTGGGAATGGCAGCTCAATACATGGTCGTATTCTCTTTTTGCGAACTCGATCTCAATAAATTTCGCAGCATGAAGACCACTTGGGAATCGCTTGTGAAAGGGGATCCAAAAAAAATACCCGCTAAGAACGAAGAGAATTTCATTCCATCCGGAATTGTCGATGAGCAAAAGTTTTCAGCTGCAATTCAAACATTAGAATCGATTGGCGCACTAAAGATCCTCTCGAACAAGCGTGTGTGTGCATACGCGAACCAACCCTCGGCATACTTATCTGGCGAAGAAGTTGAAGTGATTCAGCAGACCGCCGGAGGCCCCCCGACAGTCGCTCGTCGTCTTGTGGGAGAAACGCTGATCGCCACAGTGATTCCCCGCGGTGAAAATCGGTCCCTCTTAAAATTGACGTCTGAGTTCTCAGGCTACGGGACCAGAATGATCACGTCTGCGGATGGTCGAAAGTTCCCTGAGATCTATTCCCGGCCCCTTCAAACCGCTGTCGAATTGAAGGATGAAGAGACGCTGGTCTTGGTGAGCCCACAGGCCAAGGAAGATCTGGTCGTTCACTTCATTGCAGTGAAAGTGAGTCCAATCCGCCCCATGTCATCGCGACCCGCTGCGGCCGAGACTCCGTGA
- a CDS encoding SMI1/KNR4 family protein, with translation MPFPLSEQFVKEAEAKLGMRFPSEYVAKMMKANGGEFQTQSDEWELYPILDSSDKKRLARTFNDVVRETLAARNAYGFPPDAVAIGANGCGDHLVLLPQQDSAAFLGNAIYWWDHETGEMNLISNQLGEVF, from the coding sequence TTGCCTTTTCCGCTGTCTGAACAATTCGTCAAAGAAGCCGAGGCCAAACTCGGCATGAGATTCCCGTCTGAGTACGTCGCCAAAATGATGAAAGCGAATGGCGGGGAATTTCAGACTCAGTCTGACGAATGGGAACTCTATCCCATCTTGGATTCCAGCGACAAAAAGCGACTCGCGCGGACTTTCAACGATGTGGTGCGGGAAACGCTGGCGGCTCGCAATGCTTATGGATTTCCACCAGACGCGGTCGCAATTGGAGCCAATGGGTGCGGCGATCATCTCGTACTCCTGCCTCAACAAGATTCAGCCGCTTTCCTGGGAAATGCAATCTACTGGTGGGATCACGAAACCGGCGAGATGAATTTGATTTCGAATCAACTTGGCGAAGTCTTCTGA
- a CDS encoding VOC family protein produces MPTDPIRVKQIDHLTLVVKDLERSRQFYVDVLGMQVVPRPAFSFPGLWFQAGSTLIHLILEHPESGPAFTFIPENALVSRTRHFAFEVDNALAAQARLQELGIEIIAGPKRRPDGPIQLCVFDPDQNVVELFSF; encoded by the coding sequence ATGCCCACTGACCCCATTCGCGTCAAACAGATCGACCACCTGACGCTGGTGGTCAAAGATCTCGAACGCTCCCGGCAGTTCTATGTCGATGTACTGGGAATGCAGGTGGTCCCCCGTCCCGCCTTCTCATTTCCCGGCCTGTGGTTTCAGGCTGGTTCGACCTTGATTCACCTGATTCTCGAACACCCCGAATCCGGCCCCGCCTTCACCTTCATCCCTGAGAACGCCCTGGTCAGCCGCACCCGACATTTTGCCTTTGAAGTAGACAACGCCTTGGCGGCGCAGGCCCGACTGCAGGAACTCGGCATCGAAATCATCGCCGGTCCCAAACGCCGCCCGGACGGCCCGATTCAGCTCTGCGTGTTCGATCCGGACCAGAACGTGGTCGAGTTGTTCAGTTTTTGA
- a CDS encoding transposase: MAQSLAKIDIHAVFSTKKREPLLADDWLEEAFTVLAGATNNLGCQSLIAGGVADHVHILFQLGRTVSIADALKTIKSTSSAWVNQTRGLPAAFHWQAGDAAFSVSQSNVEEVRKYILRQPERHAKQSFQDELRDWLGRYEIEWDERYVWD, from the coding sequence ATGGCGCAATCCCTGGCGAAAATTGACATTCATGCCGTCTTCTCGACGAAGAAACGGGAACCGTTGCTGGCCGACGATTGGCTGGAAGAAGCGTTCACAGTCCTGGCAGGTGCGACCAACAACCTGGGTTGCCAATCGCTGATTGCCGGCGGTGTGGCGGATCACGTTCACATCTTGTTTCAGTTGGGACGGACGGTCTCGATTGCCGATGCATTGAAGACGATCAAGTCGACTTCGTCGGCCTGGGTGAATCAGACGCGCGGTCTGCCGGCGGCGTTTCACTGGCAGGCAGGCGATGCAGCGTTTTCCGTGAGCCAGTCAAATGTCGAGGAGGTTCGAAAATACATCCTCCGCCAGCCAGAGCGCCACGCGAAACAATCATTTCAAGATGAGTTGCGAGACTGGCTGGGGCGCTACGAAATCGAATGGGACGAACGCTACGTGTGGGATTGA
- the tpiA gene encoding triose-phosphate isomerase, translating to MRRYLIAGNWKMNTTRQDGVALAKSLVEGAAAATKKVDVLVCPPFPYLIPVLDAVKDSGIAVGAQNAYFEAPGAFTGEVALDMLVDLGCKSVILGHSERRHVLGETDAIINKKVIATRKKGLQAILCVGELLEERKAEKTEAVLDEQMAGGLKDVTAEMMADVVIAYEPVWAIGTGLTASPEQAESAHAHLRKWLETRYTPDVAKATRILYGGSVKANNAETLLSQANVDGALVGGASLKAADFLPIIEAGVKLSK from the coding sequence ATGCGACGGTATCTGATCGCCGGAAACTGGAAGATGAACACCACCCGTCAAGACGGCGTGGCGCTCGCCAAGTCGCTCGTCGAGGGCGCGGCAGCGGCGACGAAGAAGGTCGACGTGCTGGTTTGCCCGCCATTTCCGTATCTGATCCCTGTTCTCGACGCCGTCAAAGACAGCGGCATCGCCGTCGGTGCGCAGAACGCGTATTTCGAAGCCCCAGGTGCATTCACCGGCGAAGTGGCTCTCGACATGCTGGTCGATCTCGGCTGCAAGTCGGTGATTCTCGGCCATAGCGAGCGTCGCCACGTCCTCGGCGAAACCGACGCGATTATCAACAAAAAGGTCATTGCCACCCGCAAAAAGGGCCTGCAGGCGATCCTCTGCGTGGGCGAACTGCTGGAAGAACGCAAGGCCGAGAAGACCGAAGCGGTGCTCGACGAACAAATGGCCGGCGGCCTGAAAGATGTGACCGCGGAGATGATGGCCGACGTGGTCATTGCCTACGAGCCGGTCTGGGCGATCGGCACCGGACTCACCGCCTCGCCAGAACAAGCGGAATCGGCCCATGCTCACCTTCGCAAGTGGCTGGAAACCCGCTACACTCCCGACGTTGCGAAAGCCACCCGGATTCTCTACGGCGGCAGCGTGAAGGCCAACAACGCGGAAACCCTGCTTTCCCAGGCCAACGTTGACGGAGCTCTGGTCGGGGGCGCCAGCCTGAAAGCGGCAGATTTTCTGCCGATCATCGAAGCTGGCGTGAAGCTTTCTAAATAA